AAAGACAAACCTACTGTTGAGCAATATCTAAAGAATATCGAAAATGGTGATTTCAAAGCCTACAAATGTCAAGAATGTGATGCAGTTGTAGCGCCACCGTCTGGTGCATGTTACAGCTGTGGCGGCACAGATATGGAGTGGACCAGTGTTAGTGGAAAAGGAACCCTTGTTTCCTATACTGTTATTCATGTGTCTCCCGACGAGTTTGTTGATGAAGTGCCATATTATGTTGCTATCGTAAAGCTAGAGGAATGGACCAGCGTTACGGGTCGTCTGATGGGCTTTGACCCTCTGAAGCCAGAAGAACTGGAAATAGGTATGGATCTTGTATTGGACTATC
The genomic region above belongs to Candidatus Thorarchaeota archaeon and contains:
- a CDS encoding OB-fold domain-containing protein is translated as MKDKPTVEQYLKNIENGDFKAYKCQECDAVVAPPSGACYSCGGTDMEWTSVSGKGTLVSYTVIHVSPDEFVDEVPYYVAIVKLEEWTSVTGRLMGFDPLKPEELEIGMDLVLDYHKGKSGKTYLAFREP